The Mycobacterium seoulense genome has a window encoding:
- a CDS encoding class I SAM-dependent methyltransferase, with amino-acid sequence MSALGSARAEGDSWDLASSVGATATMVAASRALASRGPDALLDDRFAEPLVRAVGHPFFVRMLDGEIPLDSDDMPLTLQQRREQITVRTRFFDDFLTSATSAGLRQAVILAAGLDARAYRLSWPAGSVVYEVDQPQVIAFKSDTLARIGAEPTAERRTVGIDLRDDWPTALRDNGFDAAAPTAWIAEGLLPYLPPQAQDRLLDNITALSAPGSRLATENITDMGVFSDERARAMRSTWRKHGLDIDVADLVWQGERQAAAEHLAAHGWAVTPYPTEQLYADYGFVVPDTEILRVFRHAVTYISAQLG; translated from the coding sequence GTGTCAGCACTTGGTTCTGCGCGCGCCGAGGGTGACAGCTGGGATTTGGCCTCCAGCGTCGGGGCGACCGCGACGATGGTTGCCGCGTCCCGAGCGCTGGCCTCCCGCGGCCCGGATGCGCTGCTCGATGACCGGTTCGCCGAACCGTTGGTGCGCGCGGTCGGACACCCGTTCTTCGTGCGCATGCTCGACGGCGAGATTCCGCTCGACAGCGACGACATGCCCTTGACCCTGCAGCAGCGCCGCGAGCAGATCACCGTGCGCACCAGGTTCTTCGACGATTTCCTCACATCCGCGACCAGCGCCGGCCTACGTCAGGCCGTCATCTTGGCCGCCGGACTCGACGCCCGTGCCTACCGGTTGTCCTGGCCGGCGGGCAGCGTGGTTTACGAAGTCGATCAGCCCCAAGTCATCGCGTTCAAGAGCGACACGCTGGCCCGGATCGGCGCCGAACCGACCGCCGAACGCCGGACGGTTGGCATCGATCTGCGCGATGATTGGCCGACAGCGTTGCGCGACAACGGCTTTGACGCGGCGGCGCCGACGGCCTGGATCGCTGAAGGGTTGCTCCCCTACCTGCCGCCGCAGGCACAGGATCGGCTGCTGGACAACATCACCGCGCTCAGCGCACCGGGCAGCCGGCTGGCCACCGAGAACATCACCGACATGGGCGTGTTCAGCGACGAACGCGCCCGGGCGATGCGCAGCACCTGGCGTAAGCACGGGCTGGACATCGACGTCGCCGACCTGGTGTGGCAGGGGGAACGCCAAGCCGCGGCAGAGCATTTGGCCGCCCACGGCTGGGCCGTCACCCCCTACCCCACCGAGCAGCTATACGCCGACTACGGATTCGTCGTTCCCGACACCGAGATCCTCCGGGTATTCCGGCACGCCGTCACCTACATCAGCGCCCAATTGGGCTGA
- a CDS encoding HpcH/HpaI aldolase/citrate lyase family protein has protein sequence MAPTLRPRRSALYLPGNKPRALEKGKSLPADVVMFDLEDAVGPDAKADSRTTVCEAVASGGYGPREVVVRINGLDTEWHDADLAAVAGSAADGVLVPKVESREQVQALVEKLDRLRAPESLQLWVMIETPRSFLRAEEIASASDRLAALVVGTNDLVNDLHAVHVPGRAPVVGALSLAVLGARAAGKVILDGVFNDITDEDGFRAEARQGREMGFDGKTLIHPSQIGPANDLFGPSQQELADARKVVAAYQEARAAGTSVITVDGRMIESLHVRNAERILALADLIAELASAS, from the coding sequence ATGGCACCAACCCTGCGCCCGCGCCGCTCGGCCTTGTACCTACCCGGCAACAAGCCCCGGGCATTGGAGAAGGGAAAATCGCTGCCCGCGGACGTGGTGATGTTTGACCTCGAGGATGCCGTCGGACCCGACGCCAAAGCCGATTCGCGGACGACGGTGTGCGAGGCGGTCGCGTCGGGCGGCTACGGGCCCCGCGAGGTCGTGGTGCGCATCAACGGTTTAGACACCGAATGGCACGACGCGGACTTGGCGGCGGTGGCGGGCTCGGCCGCCGACGGGGTGCTGGTGCCGAAGGTCGAGTCGAGGGAGCAGGTGCAAGCGCTGGTCGAGAAGCTGGACAGGCTGCGGGCACCGGAGTCGTTGCAGCTGTGGGTGATGATCGAAACGCCGCGTTCCTTCCTGAGGGCCGAGGAGATCGCCTCGGCCAGCGATCGATTGGCCGCGCTGGTGGTCGGCACCAACGACCTGGTGAACGATCTGCACGCAGTGCACGTGCCCGGGCGCGCGCCCGTCGTCGGCGCGCTGTCGTTGGCGGTGCTGGGAGCCAGGGCAGCCGGGAAGGTGATCCTCGACGGCGTGTTCAACGACATCACCGACGAGGACGGCTTTCGAGCCGAGGCTCGACAAGGCCGCGAAATGGGTTTCGACGGCAAGACTTTGATCCATCCGTCGCAGATCGGCCCCGCCAACGACTTGTTCGGCCCCTCGCAACAAGAACTCGCCGACGCCCGCAAAGTCGTCGCGGCCTACCAGGAGGCACGGGCCGCGGGGACCAGTGTCATCACGGTGGACGGCCGCATGATCGAGAGCCTGCACGTCCGCAACGCCGAGCGGATCCTCGCCCTTGCGGACCTCATCGCGGAACTGGCATCCGCATCCTAG
- a CDS encoding sensor domain-containing protein: MRQLSAAVSAAAIGILVAACGGSHDGSAGSSTTTSTRPPVAQPALAGLLLTSAEMDSALGVTGSKSKEKNDKLQDDNAKQPWPAGWKFPDDCLYAMGPGEAPVYAGSGYTAASGDEEVASLPPNSNEPDPQVDQVLVLFPSAKEANAFFTTSAQRWPACANRQFTTPAGTDTPETAWQVGPVSNANGVLSTTLTMTLRDNGSVLLSMTCQRALTVRNNVAIDVGAVRKDPADLAVKLAGQIAAKVDKQ, encoded by the coding sequence ATGCGCCAACTATCAGCCGCAGTGTCCGCGGCCGCCATCGGGATTCTGGTTGCCGCATGCGGCGGCAGCCACGATGGCTCCGCCGGCTCTTCGACCACGACCTCGACCCGTCCCCCGGTCGCGCAGCCCGCGCTGGCGGGCTTGTTGCTCACCTCGGCGGAGATGGACAGCGCGCTGGGCGTCACCGGGTCGAAGAGCAAGGAGAAGAACGACAAGCTGCAAGACGACAATGCGAAGCAGCCATGGCCCGCGGGCTGGAAATTCCCTGATGACTGCCTCTACGCCATGGGCCCCGGGGAGGCTCCCGTTTATGCCGGCAGCGGTTACACCGCTGCCAGCGGCGACGAAGAGGTTGCGTCCCTTCCCCCGAATTCGAACGAACCGGACCCCCAGGTGGACCAGGTGCTGGTGCTGTTCCCGTCCGCCAAAGAGGCGAACGCCTTCTTCACCACCTCGGCACAGCGCTGGCCGGCGTGCGCCAACCGCCAGTTCACCACACCGGCGGGAACGGACACCCCCGAGACGGCGTGGCAGGTGGGACCGGTCTCCAACGCCAACGGAGTGTTGAGCACGACCCTGACCATGACACTGCGCGACAACGGCAGCGTCCTGCTGAGCATGACCTGCCAGCGCGCGCTGACGGTACGCAACAACGTTGCGATCGATGTCGGCGCGGTCCGCAAGGACCCGGCAGACCTGGCGGTCAAGCTCGCCGGCCAGATCGCCGCCAAGGTCGACAAGCAGTGA
- a CDS encoding osmoprotectant NAGGN system M42 family peptidase: protein MRQTAAMAEADRTWMVDTLLALLQTPSPAGRTDAVMQHIGDIFDGFGVPFSLTRRGALTAELPGASATTDRALVVHADTIGCMVRRLKDNGRLEVIPVGTFSARFAAGARVRIFSDDPDEFITGTVMPLKASGHAFGDEIDLQPTDWEHVEVRVDRKVSSREDLVRLGLQIGDFVAFIASPELTADGYIVSRHLDGKAGVAVALALAKNFAENKVVLPHRTMLMITITEEVGHGASHGLPADVAELVSVDNAVCAPGQHSIEDGVTIPMADLHGPFDYHLTRKLCRLAAEQGIPCARDVFRYYRSDAAAAIEAGAGTRAALVGFGLDGSHGWERTHLDSLQAVYCLLHTWLQTPLTFAKWDAKPSGQLRDFPSSEQPAPSERWVPLARGELDSPGEASPGSVWPPSEGPQA from the coding sequence GTGCGCCAAACGGCGGCCATGGCCGAGGCCGACCGCACGTGGATGGTCGACACGCTGCTAGCGCTACTGCAGACGCCAAGTCCGGCGGGGCGAACGGACGCGGTGATGCAGCACATCGGCGACATCTTCGACGGCTTCGGCGTGCCCTTCTCCTTGACGCGGCGCGGTGCGCTGACCGCCGAACTCCCTGGGGCGTCGGCGACGACCGACCGCGCGCTCGTCGTCCATGCCGACACCATCGGCTGTATGGTTCGCAGGCTCAAGGACAACGGCCGCCTCGAGGTGATTCCGGTCGGCACGTTCTCGGCCCGGTTCGCCGCGGGCGCCCGGGTCCGGATCTTCTCCGACGACCCCGACGAGTTCATCACCGGCACCGTGATGCCACTCAAGGCCAGCGGCCACGCATTCGGTGACGAGATCGACCTGCAGCCCACCGACTGGGAACACGTCGAGGTCCGCGTCGACCGCAAGGTCTCCTCGCGCGAGGACCTCGTCCGTCTCGGCCTGCAGATCGGCGACTTCGTCGCCTTTATCGCCAGCCCCGAACTGACCGCCGACGGCTACATCGTTTCCCGTCACCTCGACGGCAAGGCGGGCGTCGCGGTCGCGCTCGCGCTGGCCAAGAATTTCGCCGAGAACAAGGTGGTGCTGCCGCACCGCACCATGCTCATGATCACCATCACCGAGGAGGTCGGCCACGGGGCGAGCCATGGCTTGCCCGCCGACGTCGCCGAATTGGTTTCGGTGGACAACGCGGTGTGCGCACCCGGCCAGCACTCCATCGAAGATGGCGTGACGATCCCGATGGCCGATCTGCACGGTCCGTTCGACTACCACCTGACCCGGAAGCTGTGCCGGCTCGCCGCGGAGCAGGGTATCCCCTGCGCGCGGGATGTGTTCCGCTATTACCGCTCCGATGCCGCCGCTGCGATCGAGGCGGGCGCGGGCACCCGCGCAGCGCTCGTCGGCTTCGGGCTCGACGGCAGCCACGGGTGGGAGCGCACCCATCTGGATTCGCTGCAGGCGGTGTACTGCCTGCTGCACACCTGGCTGCAGACGCCGCTGACCTTCGCCAAATGGGACGCCAAGCCGTCGGGCCAGCTGCGGGACTTCCCGTCGTCCGAGCAACCCGCCCCGAGCGAGCGGTGGGTGCCGCTGGCCCGAGGTGAACTCGATTCACCCGGCGAGGCGTCGCCGGGATCGGTCTGGCCGCCGTCGGAGGGGCCCCAGGCCTGA
- a CDS encoding class I SAM-dependent methyltransferase, whose product MTDRLERATSFGSIAEDYDGLRPQPPRQAVDWLVPPRCGVAVDLGAGTGLFTRALAGRAAEVIAVEPDARMRAVLTERSPDVRAVEGTGESIPLPDAAADAVFVSSAWHWMDPQRAVPEIGRVLRDGGRFGLIWTSRDRDVDWVRDLDLLPGEDTPEAESPDRFRRRHENVALPDPQIFHNVARATFTFTRTMKLDDVVAMVGTYSRLIMASPDERAERLANARTALHRRFADAEAIDIPMQSRCWRADRIPRGGDH is encoded by the coding sequence ATGACTGATCGCCTAGAACGCGCCACGTCCTTCGGCTCGATCGCCGAGGACTACGACGGCTTGCGTCCACAACCCCCGCGCCAAGCCGTGGACTGGTTGGTCCCGCCCCGCTGCGGGGTGGCCGTCGACCTGGGCGCGGGCACGGGACTATTCACCCGCGCGCTTGCGGGCAGGGCGGCCGAGGTGATCGCCGTCGAACCTGATGCCCGCATGCGGGCGGTACTAACCGAGCGGTCTCCCGACGTTCGAGCCGTCGAAGGAACGGGCGAGTCCATTCCACTGCCCGATGCGGCCGCCGACGCAGTCTTTGTCTCGTCGGCGTGGCACTGGATGGATCCCCAACGCGCCGTCCCGGAGATCGGTCGGGTACTGCGCGATGGCGGCCGATTCGGCCTCATCTGGACCAGTCGGGATCGTGACGTGGATTGGGTCCGCGACCTCGACCTGCTGCCCGGCGAAGACACCCCCGAAGCGGAGTCACCCGATCGCTTTCGTCGGCGTCACGAGAACGTCGCGCTTCCCGACCCGCAGATCTTCCACAACGTTGCCCGCGCGACCTTCACATTCACCAGGACCATGAAACTCGACGATGTCGTGGCAATGGTGGGCACTTACAGCCGGCTGATCATGGCGTCTCCGGACGAGCGCGCAGAGCGACTTGCCAATGCGCGCACCGCCTTGCACCGGCGCTTCGCTGATGCCGAAGCGATCGACATCCCCATGCAATCCCGGTGCTGGCGGGCCGACCGGATCCCCCGCGGCGGCGACCACTAG
- a CDS encoding GAP family protein: MGPLVLALAGLALLDSLNVLNLGVVSAVIFDSRLSRRSPIPGALSFIVGVFAVTTTFGLCTVLGLSFLTHVVGFHVTPAIRFRGELVLGLVLTGLAYFPLTAQSSAPGWALAAMRQRPWLLGFLGLAVGSGQAPTAIPYLTGLAMLAALHPRPALWPLAIIAYWLIALSPPLLILALSMRKTMRAKRIQRRLVRALTRYGPISVRLLFLVFGIGLVADALVNHSALW, translated from the coding sequence GTGGGACCTCTTGTGCTGGCGCTTGCGGGTCTGGCGCTTCTCGATTCGTTGAACGTCCTCAACCTGGGCGTGGTCTCCGCGGTTATTTTCGACAGCCGGCTGAGTCGCCGGTCACCGATTCCAGGCGCCCTGAGCTTCATCGTCGGCGTGTTCGCCGTGACGACCACGTTCGGGCTGTGCACGGTTCTGGGTCTCAGCTTCTTGACCCATGTCGTCGGCTTCCACGTGACACCGGCCATCCGTTTTCGTGGCGAGCTGGTGCTCGGTCTGGTGCTGACGGGGCTGGCCTACTTTCCGTTGACCGCCCAATCATCGGCTCCCGGCTGGGCATTGGCGGCCATGCGCCAGCGTCCCTGGCTGCTCGGGTTTCTCGGGTTGGCGGTCGGCAGTGGCCAAGCGCCGACCGCCATCCCCTATCTCACCGGGCTGGCCATGCTCGCCGCCCTGCACCCGAGGCCGGCACTGTGGCCGTTGGCCATCATCGCCTACTGGCTGATTGCGCTTTCCCCGCCGTTGCTGATCCTTGCCCTCTCGATGCGGAAAACGATGCGAGCCAAACGTATTCAGCGTCGGCTTGTGCGCGCCCTCACCCGCTACGGTCCGATATCGGTGCGGCTGCTGTTCCTGGTCTTCGGAATCGGGCTGGTGGCCGACGCGCTCGTCAACCACAGTGCGCTGTGGTGA
- a CDS encoding FAD-dependent oxidoreductase: protein MAREFSRQTFLRGTAGAFAAGAVFGSARATAAPNPTGWEGLSTAIGGQVLLPDNGAFGSAKQVFNTNYDGLTPAAIVAPASPADVQKAMAFAAAHNLKVAPRSGGHSYIGASTANGVMVLDLRQLPGGINYDAASGTVTVAPATSLYAMHQTLAGAGRGIPTGTCPSVGASGHALGGGLGANSRHAGLLCDQLVSASVVLPGGQAVTASNSSNPDLFWALRGGGGGNFGVTTSLTFATFPATDLDVVNLNFPPEALAQVLAGWQNWLRTADRNSWALADATVDSMGTHCRILATCPVGSGGSAAAAITKAVGVQPTGTDNHTFNYLDLVRYLAVGNLNPSPLGYVGGSDVLPVVNAATAQGIAKAVEAFPRGAGRMLAIMHALDGALADVAPGATAFPWRRQYALVQWYVETGDAAAATNWLNTAHQAVQPYSVGGYVNYIEANQPASRYFSSNQSRLTAVRQKYDPGRIMFSGLNF from the coding sequence GTGGCGCGTGAATTCTCACGGCAGACGTTCCTGCGAGGCACCGCCGGCGCATTCGCTGCCGGTGCGGTCTTCGGTTCGGCCCGGGCCACCGCCGCTCCCAATCCAACCGGCTGGGAGGGTCTGTCCACCGCCATCGGGGGGCAGGTTCTGCTCCCGGACAACGGTGCTTTCGGCTCGGCCAAGCAGGTTTTCAACACCAACTACGACGGCCTGACGCCGGCCGCGATCGTCGCTCCGGCGTCGCCGGCGGACGTGCAGAAGGCCATGGCGTTCGCCGCTGCCCACAACCTGAAAGTGGCTCCACGCAGCGGCGGGCATTCCTATATCGGCGCGTCCACGGCGAACGGCGTCATGGTGCTCGACCTGCGCCAGCTGCCCGGGGGAATCAACTACGACGCCGCCTCCGGGACCGTCACCGTGGCTCCCGCAACCAGCTTGTATGCGATGCACCAGACATTGGCCGGCGCGGGGCGGGGCATCCCGACGGGTACCTGCCCGTCGGTCGGTGCGTCCGGGCACGCCTTGGGCGGGGGACTGGGCGCCAATTCCCGCCACGCCGGTCTGCTGTGTGACCAATTGGTGTCGGCGTCGGTGGTATTGCCGGGTGGCCAGGCGGTGACCGCGTCCAACTCCAGCAACCCCGACCTGTTCTGGGCGTTGCGCGGTGGCGGGGGCGGCAACTTCGGGGTGACCACCTCGCTGACCTTCGCCACGTTTCCCGCCACCGACCTCGACGTCGTGAACCTCAACTTTCCGCCCGAGGCGTTGGCGCAGGTTCTGGCCGGTTGGCAGAACTGGCTACGCACCGCCGACCGGAACAGCTGGGCGCTCGCGGATGCCACCGTCGATTCCATGGGAACGCATTGCCGCATCTTGGCGACCTGCCCGGTCGGATCGGGGGGCAGCGCGGCGGCCGCGATCACCAAAGCCGTTGGCGTGCAACCGACGGGGACCGACAACCACACCTTCAACTATCTGGACCTGGTGCGGTATCTGGCGGTGGGGAACCTCAACCCGTCGCCACTCGGATACGTCGGCGGATCCGACGTGCTGCCCGTCGTCAACGCGGCCACCGCCCAGGGGATCGCCAAGGCGGTCGAGGCGTTCCCGCGCGGAGCCGGGCGCATGTTGGCGATCATGCATGCCCTGGACGGTGCCCTCGCCGATGTGGCGCCGGGCGCCACCGCATTCCCGTGGCGCCGCCAGTATGCGCTGGTGCAGTGGTACGTCGAAACCGGCGACGCGGCGGCGGCGACCAATTGGCTCAACACCGCGCACCAAGCCGTGCAACCGTATTCGGTCGGCGGATATGTGAACTACATCGAGGCCAACCAACCGGCCTCGCGTTATTTCAGCTCGAACCAGTCCCGGCTGACTGCCGTACGGCAGAAGTACGATCCCGGCCGAATCATGTTCTCGGGGCTCAACTTCTAG
- a CDS encoding limonene-1,2-epoxide hydrolase family protein: MAKSVAAKNDNEKIVVDFIHAAYGESMDTDAMTALMADDFVWQLHVPLSPVVRGRDAARAELEKHNTLSTGMVEGSEIRTIVSDGDTVVVERVDVNAMNGVTVTFYVTAFFGVRDGAITYWREYWDTTHVAQQLGIDPALMFAPLSS, from the coding sequence ATGGCGAAAAGTGTTGCGGCCAAGAACGACAACGAGAAGATCGTGGTCGATTTTATACACGCCGCTTACGGCGAAAGCATGGACACCGACGCGATGACCGCGCTCATGGCCGATGACTTTGTCTGGCAGCTCCACGTGCCCCTGTCACCCGTGGTCCGGGGACGCGACGCCGCGCGCGCGGAACTCGAGAAGCACAACACGCTCTCGACGGGGATGGTCGAGGGGAGTGAGATCCGGACGATCGTGTCCGACGGTGACACAGTCGTCGTCGAACGCGTCGACGTCAACGCCATGAACGGTGTCACCGTCACGTTCTACGTCACGGCGTTCTTCGGAGTTCGCGACGGCGCGATCACTTACTGGCGCGAGTATTGGGACACCACCCACGTCGCTCAGCAACTCGGCATCGATCCCGCGCTCATGTTCGCACCGCTGAGCAGTTGA
- a CDS encoding FKBP-type peptidyl-prolyl cis-trans isomerase, with translation MTAVKSSLVYSSVAACVAATVLAIAASGHATAAGSCPTAPPQGGGTPEWTLTGATGSVAVTGSTDTTAPRIDVTAPFSVTQTQVHTLHAGDGPVVPGTATVSVCYMGVNGRDGSVFDSSYQRGAPVDFPLNGVVPGFQKAIAGQKVGSTVAVAMTSADGYPNGQPSAGIRPGDSLVFAIKILSASG, from the coding sequence GTGACGGCCGTGAAGTCCTCCCTGGTGTATTCCTCCGTCGCGGCCTGTGTCGCGGCAACCGTCCTGGCGATTGCTGCGTCGGGCCACGCAACGGCGGCCGGCTCCTGCCCAACCGCGCCACCACAAGGCGGTGGAACGCCGGAGTGGACCCTGACCGGGGCCACCGGCAGCGTCGCGGTCACCGGATCCACGGATACGACAGCGCCGCGCATCGACGTGACGGCACCGTTCAGCGTGACCCAGACCCAGGTGCATACGCTGCACGCCGGAGACGGACCGGTGGTCCCCGGCACGGCGACGGTTTCCGTCTGCTACATGGGCGTCAACGGACGTGACGGGTCCGTGTTCGACAGCAGCTACCAGCGGGGCGCCCCGGTCGACTTCCCGCTCAACGGTGTTGTGCCGGGCTTCCAGAAGGCGATCGCGGGACAAAAGGTCGGGTCCACCGTCGCCGTCGCGATGACCTCGGCGGATGGCTACCCCAACGGTCAGCCCAGCGCTGGAATACGGCCGGGCGATTCGCTCGTTTTCGCGATCAAGATCCTGAGCGCCTCGGGCTAG
- a CDS encoding DUF732 domain-containing protein, translated as MPSLRWLAKVTVPLAAGAALVGGAAVASATTPQDEAYLAQLRAVGLSWPPQTEEALIGEAHLICYDLTWGWTPQQIADDVHAHLNARGVTLLDVGTMVDAAHSVYCPGNVCDAPSLCT; from the coding sequence ATGCCCTCACTTCGCTGGCTGGCCAAAGTCACCGTCCCCCTAGCGGCTGGCGCCGCCCTGGTCGGCGGCGCTGCCGTTGCGAGCGCGACCACCCCCCAAGATGAGGCCTACCTTGCGCAACTGCGCGCCGTCGGCCTCTCCTGGCCACCCCAGACGGAAGAGGCACTCATCGGGGAGGCCCACCTCATCTGCTACGACCTCACTTGGGGTTGGACGCCGCAACAGATCGCCGACGACGTCCACGCCCACTTGAATGCGAGGGGCGTCACCCTGTTAGACGTCGGGACCATGGTCGACGCCGCGCACTCGGTCTATTGCCCGGGCAACGTGTGCGACGCCCCGTCCCTGTGCACATGA
- a CDS encoding putative bifunctional diguanylate cyclase/phosphodiesterase, with amino-acid sequence MVVVLATIGLLVFAAMLFGASDASRRAVIASAGTVIGGIFATTCSLTAAYRSRGRQRFAWTVMSIALVGWTAGEAVWWYVAVGGVLPAADLSAANIGYLILPLGALVAALAIPSRDDSRFGIGLLLDGILITASLMVVIVLLPLGRTAYPSQTLSVPRILLATAAGVYVGLVAMSFIIVKKAEADRKLSPTLMTLGWGVIAATGIVHVYRDYAAQVPNDLVVLGWVGGMYFFALSGISSRPTPEVDLGFSRPSSRASVWLPYLPVLLAIIVGAVHFWPMYRGEGFIFLVCVVLFLTTLIRHVLLLDHKRRLLVAVSDAALRDPLTGLANQRLFDERLAHALRLHVQHSVPVSVLTVGVDDFRLVNDTLGYDVGDQLLRGVGERIQANVNDSHTVARMSGDEFAILVEDRPDVAVEVANGLARSFEEPVDIEDHSLDVRLSIGVASAGSELVTVPAPGDLLRRADAARSWARPASSTNVRVFTPEMDAQLGQAAAHDVAMARLQLLGELRRTIENGSLTLLYQPKFGMWTGNVTGVEALVRWQHPRFGVLGPDQFLPLVREHGLMDALTELVLWQAVADAAAWQAANAAIPVAINLGAPSLDKDALPDRIMFVLNTYAMSPTSLTIEITEDLVVADLAKARTVLNRLRENGIRVAIDDFGSGYATLTYLRELPADEVKLGREFVAPILHDERAATIARSVIELASGFGITSVAEGVEDYATAKRLKEYGCDAVQGNFFCPPLPASEIPRIPANSTLPAQ; translated from the coding sequence GTGGTGGTCGTGTTGGCAACCATCGGCCTCCTCGTGTTCGCCGCGATGTTGTTCGGCGCCAGCGATGCCTCGCGTCGCGCGGTGATCGCCTCGGCGGGGACGGTCATCGGGGGCATATTCGCGACGACATGTTCGCTCACTGCCGCCTACCGGTCTCGGGGCCGCCAACGGTTTGCGTGGACCGTGATGTCAATCGCTCTGGTCGGTTGGACGGCCGGCGAAGCGGTTTGGTGGTACGTCGCCGTGGGTGGCGTTCTCCCGGCCGCGGATCTGTCCGCGGCCAACATCGGCTACCTGATACTGCCGCTGGGCGCGTTGGTCGCCGCGCTTGCCATTCCCAGTCGGGACGATTCCCGATTCGGAATCGGGCTCCTGCTCGACGGCATCCTGATCACGGCCTCGCTGATGGTCGTCATCGTCCTTCTGCCGCTGGGTCGCACGGCGTACCCCTCACAGACGCTCAGCGTTCCACGGATCTTGCTGGCCACCGCCGCGGGCGTGTACGTGGGATTGGTCGCCATGAGCTTCATCATCGTGAAAAAGGCGGAGGCGGACCGCAAACTCTCACCAACGCTGATGACGCTGGGCTGGGGAGTGATCGCAGCGACCGGGATAGTCCACGTCTACAGGGATTACGCCGCCCAGGTGCCCAACGACCTCGTCGTGCTCGGCTGGGTCGGCGGAATGTATTTCTTCGCACTGTCCGGAATCAGTTCTCGGCCAACACCGGAAGTTGACCTTGGATTTTCTCGGCCCTCGTCGCGGGCGTCAGTGTGGCTGCCGTACCTGCCGGTACTTCTGGCCATCATCGTTGGCGCCGTGCACTTTTGGCCGATGTACCGCGGCGAGGGGTTTATCTTCCTGGTTTGCGTGGTGCTATTCCTCACCACCCTGATCCGCCACGTCCTGCTGTTAGACCACAAGCGACGTCTGCTTGTCGCGGTGTCTGATGCCGCCCTGCGGGACCCGCTAACCGGGTTGGCTAATCAGCGACTCTTCGATGAGCGCCTGGCGCATGCGCTGCGCTTACACGTTCAGCACAGCGTGCCGGTCAGCGTGCTCACGGTAGGCGTCGACGATTTCAGGTTGGTGAACGACACGCTCGGATATGACGTGGGTGACCAACTTTTGCGCGGTGTCGGCGAGCGGATCCAGGCCAACGTCAACGACAGCCACACCGTTGCGCGAATGAGCGGGGACGAATTCGCCATCCTGGTCGAAGACCGCCCCGACGTTGCCGTGGAGGTTGCCAACGGGCTGGCCCGATCGTTCGAGGAGCCCGTCGACATCGAAGATCACAGCCTGGACGTACGTCTGAGCATCGGGGTGGCCTCTGCGGGATCAGAACTCGTCACCGTCCCGGCGCCGGGCGATCTCCTCAGACGGGCTGACGCGGCACGCTCCTGGGCCCGGCCAGCCAGCTCGACCAACGTGCGGGTGTTCACACCCGAGATGGACGCCCAGCTTGGCCAGGCAGCGGCGCATGACGTTGCCATGGCCCGGTTGCAACTGCTCGGCGAACTGCGACGCACCATCGAGAACGGCTCGCTGACCCTGCTTTATCAGCCGAAATTCGGCATGTGGACCGGAAACGTGACCGGAGTCGAGGCGCTGGTTCGATGGCAGCACCCGCGATTTGGCGTCCTGGGGCCCGATCAGTTTCTACCCCTGGTCCGAGAACACGGGCTGATGGATGCGCTCACCGAGCTGGTGCTGTGGCAGGCCGTCGCCGACGCGGCCGCGTGGCAGGCGGCAAACGCCGCTATCCCCGTCGCGATCAATTTGGGGGCGCCGTCCCTCGATAAGGATGCGCTGCCCGACCGAATCATGTTTGTGCTCAACACCTACGCAATGTCTCCCACTTCCCTCACGATCGAGATCACCGAGGATTTGGTGGTGGCCGACCTGGCGAAGGCACGCACAGTGCTGAATCGTCTTCGCGAGAACGGCATCCGGGTCGCGATCGACGACTTCGGCAGCGGCTATGCCACTTTGACTTATCTGCGCGAGCTGCCGGCCGACGAGGTCAAACTCGGCCGGGAATTCGTCGCCCCGATCCTGCACGACGAGCGCGCCGCTACCATCGCGCGGTCGGTGATCGAGCTGGCATCCGGGTTCGGCATCACCAGCGTTGCCGAAGGCGTCGAAGACTATGCGACGGCCAAGCGACTCAAGGAATATGGCTGCGACGCCGTGCAGGGGAACTTCTTCTGCCCCCCGCTACCCGCTTCCGAGATCCCGCGCATCCCTGCAAACTCGACGCTGCCGGCGCAGTGA